The following are encoded in a window of Candidatus Nitrosotalea sinensis genomic DNA:
- a CDS encoding ribose-phosphate diphosphokinase, which produces MSKLTVIGGPSSEQLAKKIATRLKSKFVGCELRVFPDGESKITLKKKPEGRIIVVQSIYPPVDSNLIRGLAITSQARACSSNVSVVIPYMGYARQDRQFLPGEIITMEVVAKMFKAAGATKIIVVDIHSMIALEHLQIPAKNVSAVEELARHFKKMSLHEPLVVSPDKGGTERAQNFAKFLGVDYIALEKQRDRKTGNVIIKSKGIDGIRGRDVILVDDMISTGGSIVKAAEFLKKQKSGKVYVCCTHALLIGDAEKNITKAGVTKIISANTIPGKTSVVDVSPIIAKALT; this is translated from the coding sequence TGTGGGCTGTGAATTGCGCGTTTTTCCAGATGGGGAGAGCAAAATAACATTAAAGAAAAAGCCAGAAGGCAGAATTATAGTTGTCCAGTCAATTTATCCACCTGTTGATTCGAATTTAATTCGAGGCCTTGCAATAACATCACAGGCAAGGGCATGCTCGTCAAATGTATCAGTGGTAATACCATACATGGGATATGCAAGACAGGACAGGCAGTTTCTCCCAGGCGAGATAATAACAATGGAAGTGGTAGCCAAGATGTTCAAAGCCGCCGGTGCAACAAAAATAATTGTTGTGGATATCCACAGCATGATAGCACTGGAACACTTACAGATTCCTGCAAAAAATGTCAGTGCCGTTGAAGAGCTCGCAAGACATTTCAAAAAAATGTCATTACATGAGCCACTTGTGGTATCCCCCGACAAGGGAGGAACTGAGAGAGCACAAAACTTTGCCAAATTTTTGGGTGTTGACTACATTGCGCTTGAAAAACAAAGAGACAGAAAGACTGGAAATGTAATAATAAAATCAAAAGGGATTGACGGTATAAGGGGAAGAGACGTCATATTGGTTGATGACATGATAAGTACCGGAGGAAGCATTGTAAAAGCTGCAGAATTTTTAAAGAAACAAAAAAGCGGCAAGGTCTATGTCTGTTGCACACATGCATTGCTAATAGGGGATGCAGAAAAGAACATCACAAAAGCCGGGGTCACAAAGATAATCAGTGCAAATACAATACCTGGCAAGACATCTGTTGTTGATGTTTCCCCGATAATTGCCAAGGCGCTTACCTAG